In the genome of Streptomyces globosus, one region contains:
- a CDS encoding peptidase inhibitor family I36 protein — translation MLRRAALFAATALVALLPSSPAAAAPAGSAVPAAAHVTTFEGSNCPRDSLCLYRDYEFTGGGIALRAGDAAPWLGDLRFNDLMSSWSNDSGVVCHWTSDAYGGGDAHVMHDGYRVNVLPWENDTASAVYC, via the coding sequence ATGCTGCGCCGTGCTGCCCTGTTCGCTGCGACCGCCCTCGTCGCGCTGCTGCCCTCCTCCCCCGCCGCAGCCGCCCCGGCCGGGTCCGCGGTGCCCGCCGCCGCACACGTGACCACCTTCGAAGGCTCGAACTGCCCCCGGGACAGCCTCTGCCTGTACCGCGACTACGAGTTCACGGGCGGCGGCATCGCGCTGCGCGCCGGGGACGCCGCCCCGTGGCTCGGCGACCTCCGGTTCAACGACCTGATGTCGTCCTGGTCGAACGACAGCGGGGTGGTGTGCCACTGGACGTCTGACGCGTACGGGGGCGGCGACGCGCACGTCATGCACGACGGCTACCGCGTCAACGTCCTGCCCTGGGAGAACGACACCGCCTCCGCCGTGTACTGCTGA
- a CDS encoding helix-turn-helix domain-containing protein has product MPITVDIDVMLARRKMSVGELAERVGITPANLAVLKNGRAKAVRFATLAALCEALDCQPGDLLRWEPGGDGPAEG; this is encoded by the coding sequence ATGCCCATCACCGTCGACATCGACGTGATGCTGGCCAGGCGGAAGATGTCCGTCGGCGAGCTCGCCGAGCGCGTGGGCATCACCCCCGCCAACCTGGCGGTGCTGAAGAACGGGCGCGCCAAGGCCGTCCGGTTCGCGACGCTGGCCGCGCTCTGCGAGGCCCTCGACTGCCAGCCCGGCGACCTGCTGCGCTGGGAGCCCGGCGGCGACGGCCCCGCGGAGGGCTGA
- a CDS encoding ATP-binding protein, with the protein MNRSLDAGRIEEIEAAGRSLRERSAALADAFEAAAGAVRAGRPGPAPLAGEYAARESERSRLAARLAAAGRTWGPEAGFAELDGLLAELTAEAHAAAQREQELQSLRQTRAGLRTLLDGTAADAPHREPLEQSLAMMDQQIADLERLLHPSKPTEPAPAAGDHATGQDSAAQPPAGPAPAAGHGTAQAEPAPAQLPVSAGTRSGPADHTPSGSHRAEGPSAVPTAARATVPAQPVAAHDAGGGVTAGSPSAGTASRPVSDADAQPAAPAALPEPAQAAAAAAAGAAPTDRIPTGSPRTGAGHTAEDAPVSAHTAPLPDTGAGAATGGALPKGGGVPRPAPGPDAAGPGSGRPPGGAGDRAPAAAEAAPRPGSWEAPDGSESPVARLVREGRFAEAYWLTVGSAEPAHRSECLAFAAAAFSCGDEEEAVAVMTGFDPDLEALDADRPALVLAAAASLRAGLLAGWPNDLLIQTELTSALPGNWGKLLERTVDAVRRYQRLDLGATRLAGDSEPALSRARLAAEAAELLDALPRQRIGYPRATQVRSRLIGSEQPLGRALAAISVWAEGTSGPAELDAIWELFRKRGSAERMIEEADAAIRTPKQAKEPIEAAAKRALLRTIEQVCDLLSRARALAAPAVDERSDSVTALRHALDQVREADAPPGVEGAAVLRLRSWLLGDDRSPSGAVPVRDPDGDRTAGPPGAQALLAAPDLPRAADGTPLPAEAGFREAVLALLEPADARTVLARYCERGDLHLADALVAALEQDLVPAIPAGLDAVPGDWRQRRDAEWSRWSAAHRRAHGAAGTLLAELRTQQLNLQVERELVGRLERLKAPTPEGAFGHAAAGIRILESEIRTQVDEYVRRLREALALLDPSAQDRRRVTSLLDNRDTVTAEECLSLLREGKPLPDWSATDSGAELERFTAGIELAGVRKASGSQGYSARPWAEFYLAGQPLTEGARSGLESWDALCRPATRGSEWQRHVPSVLRVIGLECQATPVRDHQHEVRGVLRLTARAHASETVPGYVAALGSAASSYTILVVSDEQRGRSPLELLDSSDSGACLIIYLYPLGLAGRREMAARARTAASQRALVIDPAVFGWVAARSPRSFRAAQRVTLPWTAYNPYTPFVAGLVPPEVFYGRQEEIATVTDRFGALFLYGGRQLGKSALLRKVQASFPGTPDRKAIYVDLKARGVGEAEPAERIWPVLEEELKRVGVLRADRAAHLAPDAVLARVERWLEENADRRVLVLADEADAFLTADSKAVRGRGGEATFANVLRLKGLMDRTDRRFKIVFAGLHQVQRFRHLSNVPLTHGGPDVLISTLKPTEAQRLVVEPMAAFGYRFERPELVWRVLAATNYQACLVQIFCERLVAALRGKSLASAQWPITVTDEDVRAVTGSAQVHRHIAERLRITINLEDRYRVLALVIALRSQEDGFQGGYDADDLLSAAKRHWKVGFGSLTASDVRIYLDEMVGLGLLIQLADPRLYAVRSPNVVNMLGTREDLELELRQTEFDLPYDYNPRFSRRFVGHDREGIARYSPLTEHQLSLVTAPGVAAVCLTEAHGPALVEAAVESYANARELAVRRAGPDTLAEAIAQDGGAGSPSVFLVDLRGRPAAEAAVCAEALHAHTTPGKGLPHRAAVLLVDPDVPVRQNTFVAAVVHPERWNADSLRAWPECPFDTPDKRRRVIELTGGWPNLLERTVHRIAREGSTLEAALEDARGFTGQAGFARSHLARVGLDDGVVAVLAEWAAYVEPGEGCTYADIASVTGLTLGQVDALVRRLSDTGVLDDGPDGCSLDRITFRALQAAADPS; encoded by the coding sequence GTGAACAGGAGCCTCGACGCAGGGCGGATCGAGGAGATCGAGGCGGCCGGGCGGTCGCTGCGGGAGCGGTCGGCGGCCCTGGCCGACGCATTCGAGGCGGCGGCCGGGGCGGTACGGGCCGGCAGGCCCGGGCCGGCCCCGCTCGCCGGGGAGTACGCGGCCCGCGAGTCCGAGCGGTCCCGCCTGGCGGCACGGCTCGCGGCGGCGGGCCGCACCTGGGGCCCCGAAGCGGGCTTCGCCGAACTGGACGGCCTGTTGGCCGAGTTGACGGCCGAGGCGCATGCGGCCGCGCAGCGGGAACAGGAGTTGCAGAGCCTGAGGCAGACCCGCGCGGGCCTGCGGACCCTGCTGGACGGCACCGCCGCGGACGCCCCGCACCGGGAGCCCCTCGAACAGTCCCTGGCCATGATGGACCAGCAGATCGCCGACCTGGAACGCCTGCTCCACCCCTCCAAGCCGACGGAACCGGCGCCTGCCGCCGGCGACCACGCCACCGGCCAGGACTCCGCCGCGCAGCCGCCCGCGGGACCGGCGCCCGCCGCCGGGCACGGCACCGCCCAGGCGGAGCCGGCGCCCGCGCAGCTCCCCGTCAGCGCAGGCACCCGATCCGGGCCTGCGGACCACACCCCGTCCGGCTCCCACCGCGCGGAGGGCCCGAGCGCCGTGCCCACCGCCGCCCGGGCCACCGTCCCGGCACAGCCGGTCGCCGCACACGACGCCGGCGGCGGAGTCACGGCCGGATCCCCGTCTGCCGGGACCGCCTCCCGCCCCGTGAGCGACGCGGACGCCCAACCCGCCGCCCCGGCGGCCCTCCCCGAACCCGCGCAGGCCGCCGCCGCAGCCGCGGCCGGGGCGGCGCCGACGGACCGCATCCCGACGGGCTCCCCGCGCACGGGTGCCGGACACACCGCTGAGGACGCCCCCGTCTCGGCCCACACGGCACCCCTGCCGGACACCGGCGCCGGAGCCGCCACCGGTGGCGCGCTGCCGAAGGGTGGCGGCGTACCGCGGCCCGCTCCCGGGCCCGACGCCGCCGGGCCCGGGAGCGGCCGGCCGCCGGGCGGCGCCGGCGACCGCGCCCCCGCGGCCGCCGAGGCCGCGCCGCGCCCCGGTTCCTGGGAGGCGCCCGACGGCAGCGAGTCGCCCGTCGCGCGGCTCGTCCGCGAGGGCCGCTTCGCGGAGGCCTACTGGCTGACCGTCGGCTCTGCGGAGCCCGCGCACCGCAGCGAGTGCCTCGCGTTCGCCGCAGCCGCGTTCTCCTGCGGCGACGAGGAGGAGGCGGTCGCCGTGATGACCGGCTTCGACCCGGACCTGGAGGCGCTGGACGCCGACCGGCCCGCCCTCGTCCTGGCGGCGGCCGCCTCACTGCGGGCCGGACTCCTCGCCGGCTGGCCCAACGACCTCCTCATCCAGACGGAGCTCACCTCCGCCCTGCCCGGCAACTGGGGCAAGCTGCTGGAGCGGACCGTCGACGCCGTCCGCCGCTACCAGCGCCTCGACCTCGGTGCGACCCGCCTGGCCGGCGACTCCGAGCCCGCGCTCAGCCGGGCCCGGCTCGCCGCCGAGGCGGCGGAACTCCTCGACGCGCTGCCCCGCCAGCGCATCGGCTACCCCCGCGCCACGCAGGTGCGGTCCCGGCTGATCGGCTCCGAGCAGCCCCTCGGCCGAGCCCTCGCCGCGATCAGCGTCTGGGCGGAGGGCACGTCCGGTCCGGCCGAACTCGACGCGATCTGGGAGCTGTTCCGCAAGCGCGGCTCCGCGGAGCGGATGATCGAGGAGGCGGACGCCGCGATCCGCACCCCCAAGCAGGCCAAGGAGCCGATCGAGGCGGCCGCGAAGCGGGCCCTGCTGCGCACCATCGAGCAGGTCTGCGACCTGCTCTCCCGGGCCAGGGCGCTCGCGGCCCCGGCGGTGGACGAGCGGTCGGACTCCGTCACCGCCCTGCGCCACGCCCTGGACCAGGTGCGGGAGGCGGACGCCCCGCCCGGCGTCGAGGGCGCCGCGGTACTGCGCCTGCGCAGCTGGCTGCTCGGCGACGACCGCTCCCCCTCGGGCGCCGTGCCCGTACGCGACCCCGACGGCGACCGGACGGCCGGTCCGCCCGGCGCGCAGGCGCTGCTGGCCGCGCCCGACCTGCCCCGCGCCGCCGACGGCACCCCGCTGCCCGCGGAAGCCGGGTTCCGCGAGGCCGTCCTGGCCCTGCTGGAGCCGGCGGACGCCCGTACCGTCCTCGCCCGGTACTGCGAGCGCGGCGACCTGCACCTCGCGGACGCGCTCGTCGCCGCCCTCGAACAGGACCTCGTACCGGCCATCCCCGCCGGGCTCGACGCCGTGCCCGGCGACTGGCGGCAGCGGCGCGACGCCGAGTGGTCGCGCTGGAGCGCCGCGCACCGCAGGGCGCACGGCGCGGCGGGCACCCTGCTCGCCGAGCTGCGCACGCAGCAGCTCAACCTCCAGGTCGAGCGGGAGCTCGTCGGACGCCTGGAGCGGCTGAAGGCGCCGACACCCGAGGGGGCGTTCGGCCATGCCGCGGCCGGCATCCGGATCCTGGAGTCCGAGATCCGCACGCAGGTCGACGAGTACGTGCGGCGGCTCCGCGAGGCGCTCGCGCTGCTCGACCCGTCCGCGCAGGACAGGCGCCGGGTCACCTCGCTCCTCGACAACCGGGACACGGTGACCGCGGAGGAGTGCCTGTCGCTGCTGCGCGAGGGCAAACCGCTCCCCGACTGGAGCGCCACCGACTCGGGCGCCGAGCTGGAGCGGTTCACCGCGGGCATCGAGCTGGCCGGCGTCCGCAAGGCGTCCGGCTCGCAGGGCTACTCGGCGCGCCCGTGGGCGGAGTTCTACCTGGCGGGGCAGCCGCTGACCGAAGGCGCGCGCAGCGGCCTGGAGTCCTGGGACGCGCTGTGCCGGCCCGCGACCCGCGGCTCGGAGTGGCAGCGGCACGTGCCGTCCGTGCTGCGGGTCATCGGCCTGGAATGCCAGGCGACCCCGGTCCGCGACCACCAGCACGAGGTGCGCGGCGTGCTCCGGCTCACCGCCCGGGCGCACGCCAGCGAGACCGTTCCGGGATATGTGGCCGCGCTCGGGTCGGCGGCGTCCTCGTACACGATCCTGGTCGTCTCCGACGAGCAGCGCGGCCGCAGCCCGCTCGAACTCCTCGACAGCTCCGACTCCGGCGCCTGCCTGATCATCTACCTGTACCCGCTGGGGCTCGCGGGGCGCCGCGAGATGGCGGCTCGGGCCCGGACGGCCGCCTCGCAGAGGGCGCTCGTCATCGACCCTGCCGTCTTCGGCTGGGTCGCGGCCCGCTCGCCGCGCTCGTTCCGGGCGGCGCAGCGGGTGACGCTGCCGTGGACCGCGTACAACCCGTACACGCCGTTCGTGGCCGGGCTCGTCCCGCCGGAGGTGTTCTACGGCCGGCAGGAGGAGATCGCGACGGTCACCGACCGGTTCGGCGCGCTCTTCCTGTACGGGGGGCGGCAGTTGGGCAAGTCGGCGCTGCTGCGCAAGGTGCAGGCGTCGTTCCCCGGGACGCCGGACCGCAAGGCGATCTACGTCGACCTCAAGGCCCGCGGTGTCGGCGAGGCGGAGCCGGCCGAGCGGATCTGGCCGGTGCTGGAGGAGGAGCTCAAGCGGGTCGGCGTGCTGCGCGCCGACCGGGCCGCCCACCTGGCGCCGGACGCGGTGCTGGCCCGGGTGGAGCGGTGGCTGGAGGAGAACGCGGACCGCCGGGTGCTGGTCCTCGCGGACGAGGCCGACGCGTTCCTTACGGCGGACTCGAAGGCGGTGCGCGGGCGGGGCGGGGAGGCGACGTTCGCGAACGTGCTGCGGCTGAAGGGGCTGATGGACCGCACCGACCGGCGGTTCAAGATCGTGTTCGCGGGTCTGCACCAGGTGCAGCGGTTCCGGCACCTGTCGAACGTGCCGCTGACGCACGGCGGCCCGGACGTGCTGATCAGCACGTTGAAGCCGACCGAGGCGCAGCGGCTGGTGGTGGAGCCGATGGCGGCGTTCGGGTACCGGTTCGAGCGGCCGGAGCTGGTGTGGCGGGTGCTCGCGGCGACGAACTACCAGGCGTGCCTGGTGCAGATCTTCTGCGAGCGGCTGGTCGCCGCCCTGCGCGGCAAGTCCCTCGCGTCGGCGCAGTGGCCCATCACGGTCACCGACGAGGACGTGCGCGCCGTGACGGGCTCGGCGCAGGTGCACCGGCACATCGCCGAGCGCCTGCGGATCACCATCAACCTGGAGGACCGCTACCGGGTGCTGGCGCTGGTCATCGCCCTGCGCAGCCAGGAGGACGGCTTCCAGGGCGGGTACGACGCCGACGATCTGCTGAGCGCGGCGAAGAGGCACTGGAAGGTGGGGTTCGGCTCGCTGACGGCGAGCGACGTGCGGATCTACCTGGACGAGATGGTGGGTCTCGGCCTGCTCATCCAGCTGGCCGACCCGCGCCTGTACGCGGTCCGCAGCCCGAACGTGGTGAACATGCTCGGCACCCGCGAGGACCTGGAACTGGAGCTTCGGCAGACGGAGTTCGACCTGCCGTACGACTACAACCCGCGGTTCTCCCGGCGGTTCGTCGGCCATGACCGGGAGGGCATCGCCCGCTACAGCCCGCTGACGGAGCACCAGCTGAGCCTGGTGACGGCGCCGGGCGTGGCGGCGGTCTGCCTGACCGAGGCGCACGGCCCGGCGCTCGTCGAGGCGGCCGTGGAGTCGTACGCGAACGCGCGCGAGCTGGCCGTCCGCAGGGCCGGCCCGGACACGCTGGCGGAGGCGATCGCGCAGGACGGCGGGGCCGGCAGCCCGAGCGTGTTCCTCGTCGACCTGCGCGGCCGGCCGGCCGCCGAGGCGGCCGTGTGCGCGGAGGCGCTGCACGCGCACACCACCCCGGGGAAGGGGCTGCCGCACCGGGCGGCGGTGCTGCTGGTGGACCCGGACGTCCCCGTCCGGCAGAACACGTTCGTCGCCGCGGTGGTGCACCCGGAGCGGTGGAACGCGGACAGTCTGCGGGCCTGGCCCGAATGCCCCTTCGACACCCCGGACAAGCGGCGCCGCGTCATCGAGCTCACCGGCGGCTGGCCGAACCTGCTGGAGCGGACGGTGCACCGCATCGCCCGGGAGGGCTCGACGCTGGAGGCGGCGCTGGAGGACGCCCGCGGCTTCACCGGGCAGGCCGGCTTCGCGCGCAGCCACCTGGCGCGCGTCGGCCTGGACGACGGGGTGGTGGCGGTGCTGGCCGAGTGGGCGGCGTACGTGGAGCCGGGCGAGGGCTGTACGTACGCCGACATCGCCTCGGTGACGGGCCTGACGCTCGGGCAGGTCGATGCGCTGGTGCGCCGGCTGTCGGACACCGGCGTCCTGGACGACGGGCCGGACGGCTGCTCGCTGGACCGGATCACCTTCCGCGCCCTGCAGGCCGCGGCGGACCCGTCGTGA
- a CDS encoding peptidoglycan-binding domain-containing protein codes for MKRRTASLLTAAALAAAVLGAGAPSASAAPGGCTYTSTSHRPVLKQGSTGASVKQAQCLSNIWGGVPKLAVDGIFGAKTLDKVKWIQGCHGLPRDGVIGARTWAVLYDPVPDCYDPYPR; via the coding sequence ATGAAACGCCGGACCGCCTCCCTCCTCACCGCCGCCGCCCTGGCCGCCGCAGTGCTCGGCGCGGGTGCACCCTCCGCGAGCGCCGCGCCCGGCGGGTGCACGTACACCTCGACGAGTCACCGGCCGGTCCTGAAGCAGGGCAGCACGGGGGCGTCCGTGAAACAGGCGCAGTGCCTCTCCAACATCTGGGGCGGGGTGCCGAAGCTGGCCGTCGACGGGATCTTCGGTGCCAAGACCCTCGACAAGGTCAAGTGGATCCAGGGCTGCCACGGCCTCCCGCGGGACGGCGTCATCGGCGCCAGGACCTGGGCCGTCCTCTACGACCCGGTCCCCGACTGCTACGACCCCTACCCGCGCTGA
- a CDS encoding MFS transporter has translation MLAGAVFAVCMAGTTLPTPLYGLYQEEFGFDELITTVVFAVYAVGVIGVLLLAGNASDTVGRKPVLLTGLALAAASAVCFLCATAMPWLYAGRLLSGLSAGLFTGAATAYVLELAPPGGSSRATFVATAANMGGLGCGPLLAGLLSEYAPWPLHLPFAVHLVLLAASAGVLRALPETVRERRPPSAVRPQRPGVPAQVRAVFAPAATAAFVGFALFGVFTSVSPAFMAQSLDVHDRAVSGLVVALAFFASTAGQLAAGRLGVRRSLPLGCATLLAGLALLAAALWQDLLALVVLSALVGGAGQGLSFRGALSAVAGASPPDRRAAVISSLFVVAYAGISVPVVGVGVMAGPLGLENAGLVFLACMGALVAAAAAYLLRRPVRTG, from the coding sequence CTGCTCGCCGGAGCGGTGTTCGCCGTCTGCATGGCCGGCACCACTCTGCCCACCCCTCTCTACGGCCTCTACCAGGAGGAGTTCGGCTTCGACGAGCTGATCACCACGGTCGTGTTCGCCGTGTACGCCGTCGGCGTCATCGGCGTGCTCCTCCTCGCCGGCAACGCCTCGGACACCGTCGGCAGGAAGCCCGTCCTGCTCACCGGGCTCGCGCTTGCCGCCGCAAGCGCCGTCTGCTTCCTCTGCGCCACCGCCATGCCCTGGCTGTACGCGGGCCGCCTGCTGTCCGGGCTGTCCGCCGGCCTGTTCACCGGCGCCGCCACCGCCTACGTCCTGGAACTGGCCCCGCCGGGCGGCTCCTCCCGCGCCACCTTCGTCGCGACGGCCGCCAACATGGGAGGCCTCGGCTGCGGCCCGCTGCTCGCAGGCCTCCTCTCCGAGTACGCGCCCTGGCCGCTGCACCTGCCGTTCGCGGTGCACCTGGTCCTGCTCGCCGCGTCCGCGGGCGTGCTGCGGGCCCTGCCGGAGACCGTACGGGAGCGCAGGCCGCCGTCGGCGGTGCGGCCGCAGCGGCCCGGGGTGCCCGCGCAGGTCCGTGCGGTGTTCGCGCCCGCCGCGACCGCCGCGTTCGTGGGCTTCGCCCTGTTCGGGGTGTTCACGTCCGTCAGCCCCGCCTTCATGGCCCAGTCCCTCGACGTCCACGACCGGGCCGTCAGCGGCCTCGTCGTCGCCCTCGCGTTCTTCGCCTCCACCGCCGGGCAGTTGGCCGCAGGCCGGCTCGGCGTCCGGCGCTCGCTGCCGCTCGGCTGCGCCACCCTCCTCGCCGGGCTGGCCCTGCTCGCCGCCGCCCTGTGGCAGGACCTCCTCGCCCTGGTGGTGCTGAGCGCGCTCGTCGGCGGGGCCGGGCAGGGCCTGTCGTTCCGCGGGGCGCTGTCGGCGGTGGCCGGGGCCTCCCCGCCGGACCGGCGCGCCGCGGTCATCTCCTCGCTGTTCGTGGTGGCGTACGCCGGCATCTCCGTCCCGGTCGTCGGCGTCGGCGTTATGGCGGGGCCGCTCGGACTGGAGAACGCGGGCCTGGTGTTCCTCGCCTGCATGGGCGCCCTGGTCGCGGCGGCCGCCGCCTACCTGCTGCGCAGGCCCGTCCGGACGGGGTGA
- a CDS encoding DUF2975 domain-containing protein, translating to MGRLMVLALRCVLAMLLAGCLFVQGVMVPLLAADMDGGGGDLSHLRVPCIVITVLGVAAVEVVLVCVWRLLTMVRRGTVFSHAAFRYVDVIIGAVVAAAALVFALAVLFAPGEAVPPGIVLLICGVSLAALGVALTVLVLRTLLRQAVARDVEAARMQAELDEVI from the coding sequence ATGGGAAGGCTGATGGTGCTCGCGCTGCGCTGCGTGCTCGCGATGCTGCTGGCGGGCTGCCTGTTCGTACAGGGCGTGATGGTGCCCCTGCTGGCGGCCGACATGGACGGCGGCGGGGGCGACCTCTCCCACCTGCGCGTCCCCTGCATCGTGATCACCGTCCTCGGTGTCGCTGCGGTCGAGGTCGTGCTGGTCTGCGTGTGGCGGCTGCTGACGATGGTCCGCCGCGGCACGGTCTTCTCCCACGCGGCGTTCCGGTACGTGGACGTCATCATCGGTGCGGTCGTCGCGGCCGCCGCCCTCGTCTTCGCCCTCGCCGTCCTCTTCGCACCCGGAGAAGCCGTGCCGCCGGGCATCGTGCTGCTCATCTGCGGGGTGTCCCTCGCCGCCCTCGGCGTCGCCCTGACGGTGCTCGTCCTGCGGACGCTGCTCCGCCAGGCCGTGGCGCGGGACGTCGAGGCGGCGCGCATGCAGGCCGAACTGGACGAGGTGATCTGA
- a CDS encoding TetR/AcrR family transcriptional regulator translates to MPLPRFDRLPPETRAAVLAVARSHFARDGKDAASFNRIIAEAGISKTSAYHYFDGKDDLFAAVAADTAARALAALGPWEDAATERRFWEQLTDGTARLSAHLRDHPDDRAVLAAAGSAGDDGAGDDGGWTARLVENGLRIGLIDPLADRELLTAATRALLDAADAWALARPSLPASRTAETLRTLLTRLWTAPRP, encoded by the coding sequence GTGCCCCTGCCCCGCTTCGACCGGCTTCCCCCGGAGACCCGGGCCGCCGTCCTCGCCGTCGCCCGCAGCCACTTCGCCCGCGACGGCAAGGACGCGGCGTCCTTCAACCGGATCATCGCCGAGGCCGGCATCTCCAAGACCTCGGCCTACCACTACTTCGACGGCAAGGACGACCTGTTCGCCGCCGTCGCCGCCGACACCGCCGCCCGCGCCCTGGCCGCCCTCGGCCCCTGGGAGGACGCCGCAACCGAACGGCGCTTCTGGGAGCAGCTCACCGACGGCACGGCCCGCCTCTCGGCCCACCTGCGCGACCACCCCGACGACCGCGCCGTACTCGCCGCCGCCGGCAGCGCCGGAGACGACGGCGCCGGAGACGACGGCGGCTGGACCGCCCGGCTCGTGGAGAACGGCCTGCGCATCGGCCTGATCGACCCCCTGGCCGACCGTGAACTCCTCACGGCCGCGACCCGCGCCCTTCTCGACGCGGCCGACGCCTGGGCGCTGGCGCGCCCGTCGCTCCCCGCCTCGCGCACCGCCGAAACACTGCGCACCCTCCTCACCCGCCTGTGGACCGCCCCCCGCCCGTGA